One Planctomycetia bacterium genomic window, GCGTGGCAACGGCTACAGCGGCTTGCTGCCGATTCCCGCCTGGGACGAAGCCAATCACTGGCAAGGCTGGATCGAGGCCGAGCACTTGCCGCGAGAATACGACCCGCCCAGCGGATACGTCGCCGCGGCGAATGAAAACCTGGACGTCCTGAGCGGGCCGAAGTTTTCGAGCCATCCGCTCCCCAGTTACCGCTCAAGGCGGATTCGCGAACGCCTCGAACAACTGCCGCAGGCCACGCTCAAGGATATGCAGTCGCTGCAGTATGACGTGATCAGCTTGCAAGCGCGCGATCTGCTGCCGGTCTTGCTGCCGCACATTCCGGACGGCGACTTCAAGGACCGGCTCGCCGCGTGGGATTGCAATTACTCACCGGAAAGCGTCGAACCGACGTTGTTCACGCAACTCTACCGCAGCGTGTTGCTGGAGATCTTTGGGCAAGACCCGGGCTCCGGCGGCATCGGCTGGCGGCGGATGCTGTATCTCTGCTCGCGCGCCGGCTTCTCGATGATGGTGGTCACTTGCCTGGACCGGCTGCTCAAAGAAGAGCATTCCGTCTGGTGGGAAGGTCGCGACAAGGGCGAACTGATCCGCCGCGCCGCCGAGCGCGTGATCGTTGCGCGCGAAGACGACGAACCGGACGAACCCTGGGCGGTGGTGAACGCGTTTCGTTTCACCAATCGTTTCTTCGAAGGCAACTTCGTGGGGCACGCCTTTGGCTTCCACACGAGCGAACTGCCGATGCCCGGCTGCCACGCCACGCCATTTCAAGGGCATCTGCTGCGTTCAGCAACGCGGGAAACCACGTTCGCGCCTTCGTATCACCTGGTCACCGACCTCGGTGCCGACGACGCCTGGACCAATCTCCCCGGCGGCCCCAGCGAAAGCCGCTTCTCCAGTTGGTACAAGTCCGACATCCCGTTGTGGTGCGAGGCGCGGTATAAGCGGTTGAGTGCGTTTCAGGAAGAATGAGGGGCGAATGACGAATTTCGAAGCTCGAATGACGAATGACGCGAGATGATGCGATGGCAGGGGATGCTCGACGGATTGCGATGTGGTCGGGGCCGCGGAATATTTCCACGGCGATGATGCGGGCATGGGGAAATCGGCCGGATACGTTCGTGTGCGACGAGCCGCTCTACGCGCACTACTTGTCGGTCACGCGGAAGCCGCATCCGGGTATCGACGAAGTCATCGCCGCTGGCGAAACCGATTGGCGCAAGGTGACCGACTGGTTGACTGGCGACGTGCCCGAGGGGCGCTCGATCTTCTTCCAGAAGCACATGGCGCACCATCTGTTGCCCGGCATGGATTTCGATTGGATCGGCCAATTGCAAAACGTGCTGCTGATCCGCGAGCCGCAAGAGATGCTCACGTCGCTGATCAAAACGACGCCGGAAGCGCAATTGGAAGACACAGGGCTCCCGCAACAATGGCAGCTCTTCGAATGGCTTCAGTCGCGTAACGACGAAACACCGTTAGTGATTGACGCCCGTGATGTCTTGGCGGACCCACAGTCGATGTTGAATAAACTCTGCGGTAATCTCGGCGTGGCATTCACCGACGCCATGTTAACCTGGCCAGCCGGTCCGCGCTCCACCGACGGCGTCTGGGCGAAACACTGGTACCACGAAGTCGAAAAATCGACCGGCTTCCGGCCCTACGAGCCGAAAAACGAAGACGTGCCAGCACATTGGCGCGAACTGCTCAATGTCTGCGAATCAATCTACAAGCGATTGTACGCAAACCGCCTGTAGCCGAGGTCTGTGACCTCGGCCGCGTTGGACGTGGCAGTGGCTGCTCCGTTTTCTCTCTCAAGCCCGGCCTTTTGCCGGCCGGACAATCGGCACGATTGTTACGACGGCCACGCCAGCCCCTGCGTTCGACGGTCGTCGCCGGACCGTCCGTTTCGATCGCTATCTTGAGTCCGCGGAATACATTCCGCACACCAAGCCTTGTCGACGCTTAGGTCGAGAATCCCCATCTGGCGGGTCGATAGTTCAGTCTGTCCCAGGGGTGATTGTTTCCGCGCACGGCACAGAGCACACATGGCAAAGCTTCGTCGACGAACAACCGCCGCGGTGCAATCGCCGCTCGAAACTTACTTGCGCGAGATCAACGAGACCGCGCTCTTGTCCGCCAAGGACGAGCAGGAGCTCGCCACGCGGATCGGCCAAGGCGACACGCAGGCACGCGACCGCATGGTCCGTGCGAACTTGCGGCTGGTCGTGAACATCGCCCGCGGGTACACCGGCAAAGGCCTGGGGCTGCAAGACCTGATCGAGGAAGGCAATCTCGGTCTCTTGCGCGCCGTGGAAGGTTTTGATCCCGGCGTCGGCACGCGGTTCAGCACCTATGCCAGCTACTGGATCAAGCAATCGATCAAGCGAGCGCTGATCAACACCGCCAAGACGATTCGCATTCCGGCCTACATGGTGGAGTTGCTCTCCAAGTGGCGTCGGGCCAGTTCGCGATTGACCGAAGAGCTGGGACGCACGCCGACTCCGGAAGAAATCGCCCGCGTGCTCGGCCTGCCGCGCAAGAAACTGCCGATCATCAAGAAGGCGATCCGGATTTACAACAGCACGCCGCAAACCGATCAGGCGGAAGCCGGCTGGTCGCTCGGCGAGATCGTGATGGACGATCGCACGCGAACGCCCGAAGACGAAATGGTCGAGACCGACGACCTCTCGCACGTGATGAGGTTGCTGGAAACGATGGACCGCCGCGAAGCGACCGTGCTGCGGATGCGCTTCGGTCTCGATGACAACGAGCCGCGCACGTTGAAAGAAATCGGCGAATCGCTCGGCTTGACGCGCGAACGCGTACGGCAGATCGAGACGGAAGCGCTCGGCAAGCTCGCAATCGGCCTCGACGGGCCGTTGTCGTAGGGCAATTGATGTCGGCGCTCGCGCATTCTGTAGCCGAGTTCTGTGACCTCGGTGCGTTGGACGATGCTACGTCCTCTCCGACCGAGGTCACAGAACTCGGCTACAGAACTACTATCCGCGCGCGATCAAATGTATCGCCGGGGCTTTGAGCATTGCCACGACCTCTTCGCCGATTTGCAGGCGCAACTCTTCGCAGGCCGGGCGGGTGACAAGTGACGTGAGGCGAAAGCCGCAATCGAGGCCCACGCGGACCATGGGGCCTTCGGGCACAATCGACACCACGCGGGCGACCAGGCGATTGCGGACGCTGGTCACGGCATCGACTTGGCGCTGCAGCACGACTTCTTCGCCGCGGATGCAGACATAAGCATCCTCCTTGATGTGCTCCGGCAGGAGCGCGAGCAACTCCACGCCGCCGACTTGCACCACGGCCAGACCGTCTTCCCTGCCGACCACACGGCCAGGCTCTACCGTCTCCGTGCCGACGATCTTGGCGACCGAGAGGTCGGCGGGCCGCGTAAAGACTTCTTGCACGGTGCCAGTCTGACGGATCACGCCTTGTTCCATCACGACGACTTGATCGGCGAGCGCGATCGCCTCGACGCGGTCATGCGTCACCAAGACGACGGGGACACGGAACTCGCCCAGCAGTCGGCGCAATTCCCAGCGCAGGTTCTCGCGCAGCGAGGCGTCGAGGGCCGACAGCGGTTCATCCAGCAACAGCAGCCGTGGCCGCCGGACCATCACGCGCGCCAGCGCCACACGCTGCTGTTGCCCGCCCGAGATTTGATTCGGATAACGACCTTCCAGGCCCATGATTTCAAACAGCCGGAGCATTTCGTCGACGCGCTCGCGGCGTTCCTTTGTCGCAAGCGACCGCAGGCCAAAGCCAATGTTTTGCGCGACGGTCAAATGCGGAAAGAGGGCGTAGTCCTGAAACAGGAAACCGATATCGCGCGCTTGCGGCGTGCGGAAGACGTCCTGTTTGGCGTCGAACCAGGTCTCGCCATTGAACCGGATCTCGCCGGCCTCGGGCCGTTCCAATCCGGCGAGCGATCGCAAGATCGTGGTCTTGCCGCAGCCGGACGGGCCGAACAGCACGGTGATGTTGAACTCGCGCGCGGGGCGGCGCAAGTTCGCGCGGATCGTCGTGCCGCCCGCGAATCGCTTTTCGAAATCAACGACCAGTTCTTCGCTCATATCGAGGCGCCTCGTCGCGAGAGCAACTGGGCCAGGCACAATACGACGAAGGCGAAACCGAGCAGAAAGAGCGCAGTCTGTCCGGCCGAGGCGTAGTCGAGCGACTGCACGTCGTCGTAGATGGTGATCGACAACGTGCGAGTCACGCCGGGAATATTGCCGCCGATCATTAGCACCACGCCGAATTCGCCAATCGCATGCGCGAAGGTGAGCACGATGCCGGTCAGCACGCCCGGCCAACACAACGGCAGCGCGACGCGAAAGAACGTGCCCAACCGCGATTCGCCCAGACACCAAGCGGCCTCGATCATCCGACGATCGACGCTCGAAAACGCCGCCGTAAAAGGCCGGACCGCGAACGGCAGGTTGTACAGGAGCGACCCGATCAAGAGGCCCGGAAACGTGAACGGAATCATGCTGCCGGTGAGCGACTCATAGCCCTTGCCAACCGGGCTGTGCGGGCCGAGAGCCACCAGCAGATAAAACCCCAGCACCGTGGGCGGCAATACGAGCGGTAACGCGACGACGGCCTCAATCAAAAAGCGGCCACGCCAGCGGGTGTTCGCCAACCACCACGCCAACGGAATGCCGACAATCGTGAGGATCGCCGTCGTGGCAATTGAAAGCCGCAAAGTGAGCCAGAGCGCCGCCCCATCCACGCGGTCACTCCCCGGGCAATAAGAAGCCGTAGCGTTTTAGAATCGCGCGACCGTGCTCACCCATGACGAACTCGCGCAGCTCCATAGCGGCCGCCGGATCTTTCGCCCAATTCAAGATCACGCCCCCCTGGTCCATCGTCGAGTAGGCGTCGAGCGGCACCTTGGCGTACTTGCCTTTTTCGCTCATCGCGGGCGCGAGCGCCAAGGAGAGCGCAATGATGCCCACGTCGGCCGCGCCGGTTTCGATGAACTGCGCGGTTTGCGAGATGTTTTCGCCCAGGACAAGCTTGTCCTTAACCTGATCGTACACGCCGAGCTGTTTCATCGCCGCTTCCGCCGCCCGGCCGTAGGGGGCATGCTCTGGATTGGCGATGGCGATCTTCTTCACGCTCGGATCGAGCAACGCCTGAACGCCTTGGCCTT contains:
- a CDS encoding HAD family hydrolase: MTRDDAMAGDARRIAMWSGPRNISTAMMRAWGNRPDTFVCDEPLYAHYLSVTRKPHPGIDEVIAAGETDWRKVTDWLTGDVPEGRSIFFQKHMAHHLLPGMDFDWIGQLQNVLLIREPQEMLTSLIKTTPEAQLEDTGLPQQWQLFEWLQSRNDETPLVIDARDVLADPQSMLNKLCGNLGVAFTDAMLTWPAGPRSTDGVWAKHWYHEVEKSTGFRPYEPKNEDVPAHWRELLNVCESIYKRLYANRL
- a CDS encoding RNA polymerase sigma factor RpoD/SigA, translated to MAKLRRRTTAAVQSPLETYLREINETALLSAKDEQELATRIGQGDTQARDRMVRANLRLVVNIARGYTGKGLGLQDLIEEGNLGLLRAVEGFDPGVGTRFSTYASYWIKQSIKRALINTAKTIRIPAYMVELLSKWRRASSRLTEELGRTPTPEEIARVLGLPRKKLPIIKKAIRIYNSTPQTDQAEAGWSLGEIVMDDRTRTPEDEMVETDDLSHVMRLLETMDRREATVLRMRFGLDDNEPRTLKEIGESLGLTRERVRQIETEALGKLAIGLDGPLS
- a CDS encoding ABC transporter ATP-binding protein — encoded protein: MSEELVVDFEKRFAGGTTIRANLRRPAREFNITVLFGPSGCGKTTILRSLAGLERPEAGEIRFNGETWFDAKQDVFRTPQARDIGFLFQDYALFPHLTVAQNIGFGLRSLATKERRERVDEMLRLFEIMGLEGRYPNQISGGQQQRVALARVMVRRPRLLLLDEPLSALDASLRENLRWELRRLLGEFRVPVVLVTHDRVEAIALADQVVVMEQGVIRQTGTVQEVFTRPADLSVAKIVGTETVEPGRVVGREDGLAVVQVGGVELLALLPEHIKEDAYVCIRGEEVVLQRQVDAVTSVRNRLVARVVSIVPEGPMVRVGLDCGFRLTSLVTRPACEELRLQIGEEVVAMLKAPAIHLIARG
- the modB gene encoding molybdate ABC transporter permease subunit, with product MDGAALWLTLRLSIATTAILTIVGIPLAWWLANTRWRGRFLIEAVVALPLVLPPTVLGFYLLVALGPHSPVGKGYESLTGSMIPFTFPGLLIGSLLYNLPFAVRPFTAAFSSVDRRMIEAAWCLGESRLGTFFRVALPLCWPGVLTGIVLTFAHAIGEFGVVLMIGGNIPGVTRTLSITIYDDVQSLDYASAGQTALFLLGFAFVVLCLAQLLSRRGASI
- the modA gene encoding molybdate ABC transporter substrate-binding protein, which translates into the protein MNCTRQSIAHWLVLSAIAMCAGCTPAAPPSGPPAATPSTAPAEPSTVTVAAASDLKFALDEVIAEFKEEHPETEVAVTYGSSGNFFAQLSNKAPFDIYFSADIEYPRKLIEAGHADKATEFQYAIGQIVVWAPKSSPLDIEGQGVQALLDPSVKKIAIANPEHAPYGRAAEAAMKQLGVYDQVKDKLVLGENISQTAQFIETGAADVGIIALSLALAPAMSEKGKYAKVPLDAYSTMDQGGVILNWAKDPAAAMELREFVMGEHGRAILKRYGFLLPGE